Proteins encoded by one window of Conger conger chromosome 1, fConCon1.1, whole genome shotgun sequence:
- the LOC133131714 gene encoding large ribosomal subunit protein eL30-like gives MVSTKKTKKSLESINSRLQLVMKSGKYVLGYKQAVKMITQGKAKLIILANNCPALRKSEVEYYAMLAKTGVHHYSGNNIELGTACGKYFRVCTLAIVDPGDSDIIRSMPDQQQAEK, from the exons ATGGTGTCCACAAAGAAAACG AAAAAGTCCCTGGAGTCGATTAACTCCCGGCTCCAGCTGGTGATGAAGAGCGGTAAATACGTGTTGGGCTACAAACAGGCGGTGAAGATGATCACACAGGGCAAAGCCAAGCTGATTATCCTGGCCAATAACTGCCCTGCGCTGAG GAAATCTGAAGTTGAGTACTACGCTATGCTGGCCAAGACTGGTGTTCACCATTACAGTGGGAATAACATTGAGCTTGGCACAGCCTGTGGTAAATACTTCAGAGTATGCACCCTGGCCATCGTTGACCCTG GTGATTCTGAcatcatcaggagcatgccagACCAGCAGCAGGCCGAAAAGTGA
- the LOC133131694 gene encoding matrilin-2-like isoform X1, producing the protein MTWWACCACGSNGMTSILGHRECIWSCSPVCVKVHLAELYLLLVMRALAIGLFSLLCCGSTLGDVRNRPTGPRRHNDTALQTNLLESPCKGKPLDFVLVIDSSRSVRPHDYEKVKTFIINVLRFLDVGPNATRVGVVQYGSVVQKEFSLKTFHRKADMERAVRGMIHLATGTMTGLALEYTMNVAFSEAEGARPLHEHIPRIAMVVTDGRPQDTVTDVAIRARRAGIQIFAIGVGRVDMSTLRAIGSEPHFEHVYLVANFSQIQTLTSIFQSKLCGDGSLCAEVDHRCEHICVSTPTSYFCRCRKGYVLNPDGKTCRGIDRCALGTHGCEHECVNTEDSFVCRCRKGYMLNPDGKTCKKTDQCALGIHGCEHECVKTEDSFVCRCHKGYTRNPDGKTCKSIDFCSTVSHGCEHVCVSTPDSYICKCHEGYTLAEDGKSCRKLECRDGPLDLVFVIDGSKSLGLANFQLVKQFVTGIVDGLNVSAGGTRVGLLQYSTKVRTEFTLGQFSSGQEVREAISRMQYMGRGSMTGSALRHMFQFSFSAKEGARQNTSRICIVFTDGRSQDDVSKWAAAAQESGITVYAVGVGKAIEEELREIASEPDDKHLLYVEDFSRMGQITEKLKSRICKELPSIKELCKCENMVSFQSKATEELQKLTQRLESVTKRLEILENRLGHNRILRDI; encoded by the exons ATGACATGGTGGGCATGCTGTGCTTGTGGGTCTAATGGCATGACAAGCATCCTGGGTCACAGAGAG TGCATCTGGTCGTGCTCGCCTGTCTGTGTGAAAGTGCATCTAGCTGAGCTTTACCTGCTATTGGTAATGAGAGCCCTCGCCATCGgcctcttctccctcctctgCTGTGGCTCAACGCTCGGTGATGTCCGAAACCGACCGACAGGGCCCAGGAGGCATAATGACACAGCCCTGCAAACCAACCTGCTGG AGAGTCCATGCAAGGGGAAGCCCCTAGACTTTGTGCTGGTCATCGACAGCTCCCGTAGCGTACGTCCCCACGACTACGAGAAGGTTAAGACCTTCATCATCAACGTCTTGAGGTTCCTGGACGTGGGGCCAAATGCAACGCGCGTGGGCGTGGTTCAGTACGGCAGCGTGGTGCAGAAGGAGTTCTCCCTCAAGACCTTCCACAGGAAGGCGGACATGGAGCGTGCCGTGCGGGGCATGATCCACCTGGCCACCGGCACCATGACGGGGCTGGCCCTGGAGTACACCATGAACGTGGCCTTCTCTGAGGCCGAGGGCGCCAGGCCCCTGCATGAGCACATCCCCCGCATCGCCATGGTCGTGACCGATGGCCGGCCCCAGGACACGGTGACCGATGTGGCTATCCGGGCCCGGAGGGCTGGGATCCAGATCTTCGCCATCGGTGTGGGACGGGTGGACATGAGCACCCTTCGAGCCATCGGAAGCGAGCCTCACTTCGAGCATGTCTACCTGGTGGCCAATTTCAGTCAGATTCAGACCCTCACCTCCATCTTCCAGTCCAAGCTGTGTGGAG ATGGCAGCCTGTGCGCCGAGGTGGACCACCGCTGTGAGCACATCTGCGTCAGCACCCCCACGTCCTACTTCTGCAGGTGCAGGAAGGGCTACGTCCTCAACCCTGATGGCAAGACCTGCCGCG GAATCGACCGTTGTGCTCTGGGCACCCATGGTTGTGAACACGAGTGTGTCAACACTGAGGACTCATTTGTGTGTCGGTGTCGGAAAGGCTACATGCTGAATCCGGATGGCAAAACCTGCAAGA AAACTGACCAGTGCGCTCTGGGTATCCACGGCTGTGAACATGAGTGTGTCAAAACGGAAGACTCCTTTGTGTGTCGATGTCATAAGGGCTACACACGTAATCCTGATGGCAAGACCTGCAAAA GTATAGACTTCTGCAGCACGGTCAGCCATggctgtgagcatgtgtgtgtcagcacaCCGGACTCTTACATCTGCAAATGCCACGAGGGATACACACTGGCTGAGGACGGCAAGAGCTGCAGGA AGCTGGAGTGCAGGGACGGACCGCTGGACTTGGTGTTTGTGATCGACGGCTCCAAGAGCCTGGGCCTGGCCAACTTCCAGCTGGTGAAGCAGTTTGTGACAGGCATCGTCGACGGGCTGAACGTGTCAGCTGGGGGCACGCGGGTGGGGCTGCTGCAGTACTCCACCAAGGTGCGCACCGAGTTCACCCTAGGCCAGTTCTCCTCCGGCCAGGAGGTCCGGGAGGCCATCTCCCGCATGCAGTACATGGGCCGGGGGTCCATGACCGGCTCCGCCCTGCGTCACATGTTCCAGTTCAGCTTCTCCGCCAAGGAGGGGGCTCGGCAAAACACCAGCCGCATCTGCATAGTGTTCACCGACGGACGGTCCCAGGACGACGTCTCCAAGTGGGCCGCAGCGGCGCAGGAGTCCG GTATCACAGTCTATGCGGTTGGTGTTGGAAAAGCCATAGAGGAAGAACTTAGGGAAATCGCCTCAGAACCAGATGACAAGCACTTGCTTTACGTTGAAGATTTTAGCCGCATGGGTCAAATTACGGAAAAACTGAAGTCACGGATTTGTAAAG AACTGCCCTCCATTAAAGAGCTgtgcaaatgtgaaaatatggtAAGCTTCCAGAGCAAGGCCACTGAAGAGCTGCAGAAACTGACCCAGAG ACTGGAATCTGTGACGAAGAGGTTGGAAATACTCGAGAACCGCCTGGGACATAACCGAATCCTCCGAGATATCTAA
- the LOC133131694 gene encoding matrilin-2-like isoform X2 — protein MRALAIGLFSLLCCGSTLGDVRNRPTGPRRHNDTALQTNLLESPCKGKPLDFVLVIDSSRSVRPHDYEKVKTFIINVLRFLDVGPNATRVGVVQYGSVVQKEFSLKTFHRKADMERAVRGMIHLATGTMTGLALEYTMNVAFSEAEGARPLHEHIPRIAMVVTDGRPQDTVTDVAIRARRAGIQIFAIGVGRVDMSTLRAIGSEPHFEHVYLVANFSQIQTLTSIFQSKLCGDGSLCAEVDHRCEHICVSTPTSYFCRCRKGYVLNPDGKTCRGIDRCALGTHGCEHECVNTEDSFVCRCRKGYMLNPDGKTCKKTDQCALGIHGCEHECVKTEDSFVCRCHKGYTRNPDGKTCKSIDFCSTVSHGCEHVCVSTPDSYICKCHEGYTLAEDGKSCRKLECRDGPLDLVFVIDGSKSLGLANFQLVKQFVTGIVDGLNVSAGGTRVGLLQYSTKVRTEFTLGQFSSGQEVREAISRMQYMGRGSMTGSALRHMFQFSFSAKEGARQNTSRICIVFTDGRSQDDVSKWAAAAQESGITVYAVGVGKAIEEELREIASEPDDKHLLYVEDFSRMGQITEKLKSRICKELPSIKELCKCENMVSFQSKATEELQKLTQRLESVTKRLEILENRLGHNRILRDI, from the exons ATGAGAGCCCTCGCCATCGgcctcttctccctcctctgCTGTGGCTCAACGCTCGGTGATGTCCGAAACCGACCGACAGGGCCCAGGAGGCATAATGACACAGCCCTGCAAACCAACCTGCTGG AGAGTCCATGCAAGGGGAAGCCCCTAGACTTTGTGCTGGTCATCGACAGCTCCCGTAGCGTACGTCCCCACGACTACGAGAAGGTTAAGACCTTCATCATCAACGTCTTGAGGTTCCTGGACGTGGGGCCAAATGCAACGCGCGTGGGCGTGGTTCAGTACGGCAGCGTGGTGCAGAAGGAGTTCTCCCTCAAGACCTTCCACAGGAAGGCGGACATGGAGCGTGCCGTGCGGGGCATGATCCACCTGGCCACCGGCACCATGACGGGGCTGGCCCTGGAGTACACCATGAACGTGGCCTTCTCTGAGGCCGAGGGCGCCAGGCCCCTGCATGAGCACATCCCCCGCATCGCCATGGTCGTGACCGATGGCCGGCCCCAGGACACGGTGACCGATGTGGCTATCCGGGCCCGGAGGGCTGGGATCCAGATCTTCGCCATCGGTGTGGGACGGGTGGACATGAGCACCCTTCGAGCCATCGGAAGCGAGCCTCACTTCGAGCATGTCTACCTGGTGGCCAATTTCAGTCAGATTCAGACCCTCACCTCCATCTTCCAGTCCAAGCTGTGTGGAG ATGGCAGCCTGTGCGCCGAGGTGGACCACCGCTGTGAGCACATCTGCGTCAGCACCCCCACGTCCTACTTCTGCAGGTGCAGGAAGGGCTACGTCCTCAACCCTGATGGCAAGACCTGCCGCG GAATCGACCGTTGTGCTCTGGGCACCCATGGTTGTGAACACGAGTGTGTCAACACTGAGGACTCATTTGTGTGTCGGTGTCGGAAAGGCTACATGCTGAATCCGGATGGCAAAACCTGCAAGA AAACTGACCAGTGCGCTCTGGGTATCCACGGCTGTGAACATGAGTGTGTCAAAACGGAAGACTCCTTTGTGTGTCGATGTCATAAGGGCTACACACGTAATCCTGATGGCAAGACCTGCAAAA GTATAGACTTCTGCAGCACGGTCAGCCATggctgtgagcatgtgtgtgtcagcacaCCGGACTCTTACATCTGCAAATGCCACGAGGGATACACACTGGCTGAGGACGGCAAGAGCTGCAGGA AGCTGGAGTGCAGGGACGGACCGCTGGACTTGGTGTTTGTGATCGACGGCTCCAAGAGCCTGGGCCTGGCCAACTTCCAGCTGGTGAAGCAGTTTGTGACAGGCATCGTCGACGGGCTGAACGTGTCAGCTGGGGGCACGCGGGTGGGGCTGCTGCAGTACTCCACCAAGGTGCGCACCGAGTTCACCCTAGGCCAGTTCTCCTCCGGCCAGGAGGTCCGGGAGGCCATCTCCCGCATGCAGTACATGGGCCGGGGGTCCATGACCGGCTCCGCCCTGCGTCACATGTTCCAGTTCAGCTTCTCCGCCAAGGAGGGGGCTCGGCAAAACACCAGCCGCATCTGCATAGTGTTCACCGACGGACGGTCCCAGGACGACGTCTCCAAGTGGGCCGCAGCGGCGCAGGAGTCCG GTATCACAGTCTATGCGGTTGGTGTTGGAAAAGCCATAGAGGAAGAACTTAGGGAAATCGCCTCAGAACCAGATGACAAGCACTTGCTTTACGTTGAAGATTTTAGCCGCATGGGTCAAATTACGGAAAAACTGAAGTCACGGATTTGTAAAG AACTGCCCTCCATTAAAGAGCTgtgcaaatgtgaaaatatggtAAGCTTCCAGAGCAAGGCCACTGAAGAGCTGCAGAAACTGACCCAGAG ACTGGAATCTGTGACGAAGAGGTTGGAAATACTCGAGAACCGCCTGGGACATAACCGAATCCTCCGAGATATCTAA
- the LOC133125299 gene encoding calphotin-like: protein MGCSSSSTQTIAQEANRPGTKPEESNGEGTFVGHQNGFIAEDCETIADQMQLPVQSPLPDDLPPGPIEREEPVVTQALDVAVEAQEAQESHESQELQAVTESEPLVESILPEASADTPETATVPESAPVAEEAAPAPESAPAVVEEVPAVTEPASDAPEPAVVPEEAPAPESAAVVTEVAAAPEPVPAAEETPVVPEPAPVAAEETPVVPEPAPVAAEETPAVPEPAPVAAEETPVVPELAPVAAEETPVVPKQVPVAAEQTPVVPESAPVAAVETPVVPEPAPIAEQTPVVPEAGPVAAEEAPVVPEPAPVAEQTPVVPEAAPIAEAPAPEAAPVTPEAVPAAAEAAPATPVAVEEPKVTPAPEPPAPSAEPSPQEPAKEEVAAPTASVEVPQVPAETVPTDPTPAVVELPSSAPEPVPEAQSPAPETKAEGVAVETKAEEPALPQTGSEEAKKND, encoded by the exons ATGGGCTGTTCTTCATCTAGTACCCAGACTATAGCACAAGAAGCCAACAGACCAGGGACAAAACCAGAGGAAAGCAATGGAGAGGGTACATTTG TGGGCCATCAAAATGGCTTCATTGCAGAGGACTGTGAGACCATCGCGGACCAGATGCAGCTGCCCGTTCAGAGCCCGCTGCCGGATGATCTCCCGCCAGGGCCCATAGAGCGGGAGGAGCCTGTGGTGACCCAGGCCCTGGATGTGGCTGTGGAGGCCCAGGAGGCCCAAGAGTCCCACGAGTCCCAGGAGCTCCAGGCTGTCACTGAGAGCGAGCCGCTAGTGGAGAGCATCCTACCCGAGGCCTCTGCAGACACCCCAGAGACGGCCACCGTACCGGAGTCTGCCCCTGTTGCAGAGGAGGCAGCTCCTGCCCCTGAGTCTGCCCCTGCAGTGGTGGAGGAGGTCCCTGCCGTTACAGAGCCTGCCTCTGATGCACCGGAACCAGCCGTTGTGCCCGAGGAGGCCCCTGCCCCCGAATCAGCCGCCGTTGTAACGGAGGTCGCTGCTGCCCCTGAGCCGGTCCCTGCAGCAGAGGAGACCCCTGTTGTACCCGAACCAGCCCCTGTAGCAGCTGAGGAGACCCCTGTTGTACCAGAACCAGCCCCTGTAGCAGCAGAGGAGACCCCTGCTGTACCCGAACCAGCCCCTGTAGCAGCTGAGGAGACCCCTGTTGTACCAGAACTAGCCCCTGTAGCAGCAGAGGAGACCCCTGTTGTACCCAAACAAGTCCCAGTAGCAGCAGAACAGACCCCTGTTGTACCTGAATCAGCCCCTGTAGCCGCAGTGGAGACCCCTGTTGTACCCGAACCAGCTCCTATAGCAGAACAGACCCCTGTTGTACCTGAAGCAGGCCCCGTAGCAGCAGAGGAGGCCCCTGTTGTACCTGAACCAGCCCCTGTAGCAGAACAGACCCCTGTTGTACCCGAAGCTGCTCCCATAGCAGAGGCTCCTGCTCCAGAGGCAGCCCCTGTCACACCTGAAGCGGTCCCGGCTGCAGCGGAGGCCGCCCCTGCCACTCCTGTAGCAGTAGAGGAGCCCAAAGTCACACCCGCCCCAGAGCCGCCGGCTCCGTCCGCTGAACCCAGCCCTCAGGAGCCTGCAAAGGAGGAGGTGGCAGCACCCACCGCATCGGTGGAGGTACCCCAGGTCCCTGCGGAGACTGTCCCCACAGACCCCACCCCCGCTGTAGTGGAGCTGCCCTCCAGTGCCCCTGAACCTGTGCCTGAGGCCCAGAG